Proteins found in one Methanobrevibacter sp. genomic segment:
- a CDS encoding Ig-like domain repeat protein has product MAIALIALVLICIGSVSATDEIQDGNLTVIDNSQDQSVDIDELNEESYSDDIVASDEDIVSLANEEDDALNAYDSYNQYCDELTTLTISSTGNTASVNNVELGNTVAIHVEWKSNDKNFLQGTPAESNRNIDLMKNGVLLTSKTGTYTTLDYYQGTAYFTADFEITLDSEGWWNITAHKDKTSNAYQNWIYGAADSNQISFYVPSSAGLTKKDVNLNGEVSSYYNEDGVYYNQYNDIMTFITTSESDISEEIIYKEGDVELGRADFGEDFDISTLTKGTHTITAYWAGNDDYNPAEYVFNVVILEKNIYFNLDIDDVVYPDHAIGSFSSNVIGVYTITINGKEYTVNYDEEYEESAEFNIDQLPVGTYEVSDVAFEDMENYQIDFDDEEMNDLPSFEVYDKVPTSIYVELDKNSIKKGESIVLTVSVGNDINMEEITVGNVLIYDDSNPEIAIIDLSKTNNYTFTPSYSASEDSIYIYVKYLGYDELNYNSSDEDYESYWIESPEIKDTTIDIDVDKTSLSNGETITVTPTVLVDGEEISEGTVEFYNENDDKIGAIDLNEKTSFEYTVTGESGSHSIWAKYVANDLYAESSSDKKDYKIKSTLTITLARNDDAIVVVGDTVYFTITFSDSVTDNLELWVNDINLGGEDGSSSTSVTFDPSNVGENDVFIKFLGNDDFEATESNKVTVNVVKALDTTVSIELNPDAVLPNKNITITPTVKDSEGNVLTTGVVRIYTDANMNSDPVAVINAGETGNFSDSINYPGYTGYLYAVYVPSDRTYNRSPVSAGAKYTLLYSNKLDLTVNSGSEITVNDGVSFDILATLTGGEDEITLYINDKANSTLFKNTATQMTLPVGDYTIYAKYTRQSGYYDSAVSNTVTVHVVENVKNEIIVTVESVTLPDKAEVKVTATVDGEYTIDVNGTEVNVNVDGGSGSKFVSLAAGDYYANVTGQEGAIITNAVFTVSPEPKIAELFIRDANYPENATIVLSGKGNVTITIEYYLESSVKDPVMPEIIFDGGVKKQVNAVNGVYTPVTFVVNETGEFTVNAKYKVYSFSTGELYVDAENTLTYSVTIFPQAKDISLDVEVDEEKDEDDYYTLDWGDPAFEVVTTASEDIDAEIIYKEGDKVLGRAQIGDVFEIDPNDLGLGEHTITATLEGNEDYNEASYTFTLNVDKKIIWYELEIDNVTYPDHAVGKFSGEDVDGKYTITINGTDYTVDYIWDEDEDYVFFDIKQLPAGTYTVSSIKYEDMVHYEFGESDVDGQNTLPTFTVKSKETVLNGTVLSVVNGTAPTFSIDLPGAGGNLTVEVDGKNYTKELVDGKATVEITDLPAGDYTATVTYTGDETHNPTSVPASFKVEEKTTAKEDVVLNDTVLSVVNGTAPTFSIDLPGAGGNLTVEVDGKNYTKELVDGKATVEITDLPAGDYTATVTYTGDETHNPTSVPASFKVEDKQTPDANKTFDVNVPEGSTNPVFSINLPGATGNFTVTVDGKNYTKELVNGSASITIDDLAPGAHNVTVSYSGDKNYSPMNKTTAITIPTPVLSNNKNVNVIYSANAYYRVLVIANGKAVVGEKVTITFNGKKYQVTTNNNGYATLKLPTKIKVKKYTITAEFKGVKVSNTVTVKHLFKAKNLKVKKPRKVLKIKIKTNKVNGKFLKGKKLKLKIKGKTLKAKINKKGVATFKVKKNILKKLKVGKTYKYKVTYGKDTVTKKIKIKR; this is encoded by the coding sequence AATATCCAGCACAGGCAATACTGCTTCTGTAAATAATGTAGAATTGGGAAACACTGTTGCCATTCATGTTGAATGGAAATCAAATGATAAGAATTTTCTACAGGGAACTCCTGCTGAATCAAATAGAAACATTGATTTAATGAAAAATGGTGTGTTGTTAACATCTAAAACAGGTACCTACACTACTTTAGATTATTATCAGGGAACTGCATATTTTACAGCAGACTTTGAAATAACATTGGATAGTGAAGGATGGTGGAATATCACTGCTCATAAAGACAAGACATCAAATGCTTATCAAAATTGGATTTATGGTGCAGCAGATAGTAATCAAATAAGTTTTTATGTTCCTTCTTCTGCAGGTCTTACTAAAAAAGATGTAAATCTAAATGGTGAAGTTAGTTCATATTACAATGAGGATGGAGTTTATTATAATCAATATAATGACATCATGACTTTCATAACCACTTCTGAAAGCGATATTTCTGAAGAAATCATATATAAAGAGGGTGATGTTGAGTTAGGCCGTGCTGATTTTGGTGAAGACTTTGACATTTCCACTTTAACAAAAGGAACTCATACCATTACTGCTTACTGGGCAGGAAACGATGATTACAATCCTGCTGAATACGTTTTCAATGTAGTTATTCTTGAAAAAAATATTTATTTTAACTTAGACATTGATGATGTTGTATATCCTGATCATGCCATCGGAAGTTTTTCATCCAATGTAATCGGTGTTTATACCATAACCATTAACGGTAAAGAATACACCGTAAATTATGATGAAGAATATGAAGAATCTGCTGAATTCAATATCGATCAATTGCCTGTTGGCACTTACGAGGTTTCAGATGTAGCATTTGAGGATATGGAAAATTATCAAATTGATTTTGATGATGAAGAAATGAATGACCTTCCATCATTTGAAGTATATGACAAAGTTCCTACTTCAATTTATGTTGAATTAGATAAAAACTCTATTAAAAAAGGCGAATCAATTGTACTTACTGTTTCTGTTGGAAACGATATAAATATGGAAGAAATAACTGTGGGTAATGTTTTAATTTATGATGACAGTAATCCTGAAATCGCAATTATTGATTTAAGTAAAACCAATAATTATACTTTCACTCCATCCTATTCAGCAAGTGAAGATTCAATTTATATTTATGTTAAATACTTGGGATATGATGAATTAAATTATAATTCAAGTGATGAGGATTATGAATCTTATTGGATTGAATCACCGGAAATAAAAGATACAACAATAGATATTGATGTGGATAAAACTTCATTATCTAATGGTGAAACAATCACAGTCACTCCAACTGTTTTAGTTGATGGTGAAGAAATTAGCGAAGGTACTGTTGAGTTTTACAATGAAAATGATGATAAAATTGGTGCAATCGATTTAAATGAAAAAACCTCATTTGAATACACTGTAACCGGTGAATCTGGAAGTCACAGTATTTGGGCAAAATATGTTGCAAACGACTTATATGCTGAATCCAGTTCAGATAAGAAAGATTATAAAATCAAATCAACATTAACAATTACATTAGCTCGAAATGATGATGCAATTGTTGTTGTTGGCGATACAGTTTACTTTACAATCACATTTTCAGATTCAGTAACTGACAATCTTGAATTATGGGTTAATGATATTAACTTAGGTGGTGAAGATGGTTCCAGTTCAACTTCAGTGACTTTTGATCCATCTAATGTTGGTGAAAATGATGTTTTCATCAAATTCTTAGGAAATGATGATTTTGAAGCAACTGAAAGTAATAAAGTTACAGTTAATGTTGTAAAAGCATTAGACACTACAGTATCTATTGAATTAAATCCTGATGCAGTCCTACCTAATAAAAACATAACTATTACTCCTACAGTAAAAGATTCCGAGGGTAATGTATTAACAACTGGTGTTGTTAGAATTTACACTGATGCCAATATGAATTCTGATCCTGTTGCAGTAATCAATGCGGGTGAAACCGGAAACTTTTCAGATAGCATAAATTACCCTGGATATACTGGATATTTATATGCAGTTTACGTTCCATCTGACAGAACATATAACAGAAGTCCAGTTTCAGCAGGTGCTAAATACACTTTATTGTATTCAAATAAATTGGATTTAACTGTTAATTCAGGTAGTGAAATAACCGTTAATGATGGTGTAAGTTTTGATATATTAGCTACCTTAACCGGCGGTGAAGATGAAATCACATTATACATTAACGATAAGGCTAATAGCACATTATTTAAAAACACTGCAACTCAAATGACTTTACCTGTTGGCGATTATACAATTTATGCTAAATACACAAGACAATCAGGTTATTATGACTCAGCAGTTAGTAATACTGTAACTGTTCATGTTGTTGAAAATGTTAAAAATGAAATTATAGTCACCGTTGAAAGTGTAACATTGCCGGACAAAGCAGAAGTTAAAGTAACTGCAACAGTAGATGGTGAATACACAATCGATGTTAACGGAACTGAAGTTAATGTAAATGTTGATGGTGGAAGTGGCAGTAAATTTGTAAGTTTAGCTGCTGGTGATTATTATGCTAATGTAACCGGTCAGGAAGGTGCAATAATTACTAATGCAGTATTTACTGTTTCACCTGAACCAAAAATAGCTGAATTATTTATTAGAGATGCTAATTATCCTGAAAATGCCACTATTGTACTTTCAGGTAAAGGAAATGTAACAATCACTATTGAATATTACCTTGAAAGTTCAGTTAAAGATCCTGTGATGCCTGAAATCATATTTGATGGGGGCGTTAAAAAGCAAGTTAATGCTGTAAATGGAGTTTACACACCAGTAACCTTTGTTGTAAATGAAACAGGTGAATTCACTGTTAATGCAAAATATAAAGTATATTCATTCAGTACTGGTGAACTCTATGTAGATGCTGAAAACACATTAACCTATTCTGTAACAATCTTTCCTCAAGCTAAAGACATCTCATTAGATGTTGAAGTGGATGAAGAGAAAGATGAAGATGATTACTATACTCTTGATTGGGGAGATCCTGCATTTGAAGTTGTAACTACAGCTTCTGAAGATATTGATGCAGAAATCATTTATAAAGAAGGAGACAAAGTGCTTGGAAGAGCACAAATAGGTGATGTATTTGAAATTGATCCTAATGATTTAGGATTAGGTGAACATACCATAACTGCTACATTGGAAGGTAATGAAGATTATAACGAAGCTAGTTATACATTCACCCTTAATGTAGATAAGAAAATAATATGGTACGAACTGGAAATAGATAATGTAACTTATCCTGACCATGCTGTTGGTAAATTCAGCGGTGAAGACGTTGACGGTAAATATACAATAACCATAAACGGCACTGATTACACTGTTGATTATATTTGGGATGAAGATGAAGACTATGTCTTCTTTGACATTAAACAATTGCCTGCTGGAACATATACTGTGTCAAGCATAAAATATGAAGACATGGTCCATTATGAATTCGGAGAATCCGATGTTGATGGTCAAAATACCTTGCCGACATTCACTGTTAAATCCAAAGAAACAGTTCTAAATGGCACTGTTTTAAGTGTTGTGAATGGTACTGCTCCTACTTTCAGTATTGATTTGCCTGGTGCTGGCGGTAATCTGACTGTTGAAGTAGATGGTAAAAACTACACTAAAGAGTTGGTTGACGGTAAGGCTACTGTGGAAATTACTGATTTACCTGCAGGTGATTACACTGCAACTGTAACTTACACTGGTGATGAGACCCATAATCCTACTTCAGTACCTGCAAGCTTTAAAGTTGAGGAAAAAACTACTGCTAAAGAGGATGTTGTTTTAAATGACACTGTTTTGAGTGTTGTGAATGGTACTGCTCCTACTTTCAGTATTGATTTGCCTGGTGCTGGTGGTAATTTGACTGTTGAAGTAGATGGTAAAAACTATACTAAAGAGTTGGTTGACGGTAAGGCTACTGTGGAAATTACTGATTTACCTGCTGGTGATTACACTGCAACTGTAACTTACACTGGTGATGAGACCCATAATCCTACTTCTGTACCTGCAAGCTTTAAAGTTGAGGACAAACAGACTCCTGACGCTAACAAAACATTTGATGTTAATGTTCCTGAAGGATCTACAAATCCTGTGTTCAGCATCAACTTACCTGGTGCAACAGGAAACTTCACAGTAACTGTTGACGGTAAAAACTATACTAAGGAATTAGTTAATGGTTCAGCATCCATAACTATTGATGATTTAGCTCCTGGAGCACATAATGTGACTGTAAGCTATTCAGGTGATAAGAATTATTCACCAATGAATAAAACAACTGCAATCACTATTCCAACTCCGGTATTGTCAAATAATAAAAACGTCAATGTAATCTACTCAGCTAATGCATATTATAGGGTTTTAGTAATAGCTAATGGTAAGGCAGTAGTTGGTGAAAAGGTAACCATTACATTCAATGGTAAAAAATATCAGGTAACCACAAACAATAACGGTTATGCAACCTTAAAATTACCAACTAAGATTAAAGTTAAAAAATACACAATAACTGCAGAGTTTAAAGGAGTTAAAGTATCAAACACTGTAACTGTTAAACATTTATTTAAAGCTAAAAATTTAAAAGTTAAAAAGCCTAGAAAAGTTTTAAAAATTAAAATCAAAACCAATAAGGTTAACGGTAAATTCCTTAAAGGCAAAAAACTTAAATTAAAAATTAAAGGTAAAACCTTAAAAGCTAAAATAAATAAAAAAGGTGTTGCAACATTTAAAGTTAAAAAGAATATTCTTAAAAAACTTAAAGTTGGAAAAACCTACAAATATAAAGTTACTTATGGAAAAGATACTGTGACTAAAAAAATTAAAATTAAAAGATAG
- the msrA gene encoding peptide-methionine (S)-S-oxide reductase MsrA — MFTKQNVIYLAGGCFWGVEAFISRLKGVNNTEVGYANGNDLAPTYEKVCTGKTMHAETVKVTFNPEIISLEEILENFFKIIDPYVKNRQGPDRGTQYRTGIYWQNPNDEKAVIDFLKSKQKSSSKRIMVESHEIYNFYPAEDYHQKYLEKNPQGYCHVDLNLIDNEEFNHLTREEYEITQLSLTEAPFSGKYNNFFEDGIYVDVVDGEVLFSSDDKFDSGCGWPAFTKPISEDVITKNRDFSHGTTRIEVRSAKANSHLGHVFNDGPGGSKRYCINSAALKFIPRDEVEDYLKKRKEK; from the coding sequence ATGTTTACAAAACAAAATGTCATTTATCTTGCAGGAGGTTGCTTCTGGGGTGTTGAAGCATTCATCTCAAGACTTAAAGGAGTGAATAATACTGAAGTCGGTTATGCTAACGGCAATGATTTGGCTCCAACTTATGAAAAGGTCTGCACAGGTAAAACCATGCATGCTGAAACAGTTAAGGTTACATTTAATCCTGAAATCATATCTCTGGAGGAGATCTTGGAGAATTTCTTTAAAATTATTGACCCTTACGTTAAAAACCGTCAGGGCCCCGATAGAGGTACCCAGTATCGGACAGGCATTTACTGGCAGAACCCGAATGATGAAAAAGCAGTAATTGATTTTTTAAAATCAAAGCAGAAGTCATCTTCTAAAAGGATTATGGTTGAATCTCATGAGATTTATAACTTCTATCCTGCTGAGGACTATCATCAGAAATACCTTGAAAAAAACCCGCAGGGTTATTGTCATGTTGATTTAAATTTAATAGATAATGAAGAATTTAATCACCTGACTCGTGAAGAGTATGAAATAACACAGCTTTCTTTAACAGAAGCACCTTTTAGTGGAAAGTATAATAATTTTTTTGAAGATGGTATATATGTAGATGTTGTAGATGGTGAAGTTTTGTTTTCTTCTGATGACAAATTTGACTCAGGTTGCGGCTGGCCTGCATTTACAAAACCTATATCTGAAGATGTGATAACAAAAAATCGTGATTTCTCACACGGCACTACACGCATAGAGGTTAGAAGTGCAAAGGCAAATTCACATTTGGGCCATGTATTCAATGACGGTCCCGGCGGAAGTAAACGCTATTGTATAAATTCTGCCGCTTTAAAATTCATTCCACGTGATGAAGTAGAAGATTATTTGAAAAAAAGAAAAGAGAAATAG